From one Bacteroides sp. genomic stretch:
- the gldN gene encoding gliding motility protein GldN, whose protein sequence is MLGLLFSLQSIAQVIETTRDGFYDKVMIEEKEPAALPYVREADVFMAKRVWQVIDMREKMNQPLYFPITPTNSRRSLMQVLVDGIREGSITAYSVDNDEFTIPMTPEQLFSQLERTQTITMQRPEPPYLEFDTTFSIPFNPADVIRFRIKEEWFFDSKRSVLDVRVLGICPVRDNIDPLTGESRGDEPLFWVYYPDARKTLANSEVFNRHNDAQRMSYDDMFLRRFFSSYVYKESNVHDRRIQEYYSGLDALLESERVKEAIRNFEHDLWEY, encoded by the coding sequence ATGCTGGGACTCTTATTCTCCCTGCAATCCATTGCCCAGGTTATTGAAACAACGCGCGACGGCTTCTATGACAAGGTAATGATAGAAGAAAAAGAACCCGCCGCCTTACCCTACGTTAGGGAAGCCGATGTATTCATGGCAAAAAGGGTATGGCAGGTCATTGATATGAGAGAGAAAATGAACCAGCCCCTGTATTTCCCCATCACACCCACCAACAGCCGCCGCAGTCTTATGCAGGTATTGGTCGATGGAATCAGGGAGGGATCCATAACCGCCTATAGTGTGGATAATGATGAGTTTACCATCCCCATGACGCCAGAACAACTGTTCTCGCAGCTTGAGCGGACACAGACCATTACCATGCAGCGGCCAGAACCTCCGTACCTGGAATTTGACACCACATTTAGTATTCCTTTTAATCCGGCTGACGTAATACGATTCAGGATCAAAGAAGAATGGTTCTTTGACAGCAAACGTTCTGTCCTTGATGTCAGGGTTCTTGGGATTTGCCCCGTTAGGGACAACATTGATCCCCTCACCGGCGAATCCCGTGGAGATGAACCCCTGTTCTGGGTCTATTATCCGGACGCCAGGAAAACCCTTGCGAATTCCGAGGTGTTTAACCGTCACAATGATGCACAGCGCATGTCCTACGATGATATGTTCCTGCGCAGATTCTTCAGTAGTTATGTATACAAGGAGTCGAATGTTCATGACCGCCGTATACAGGAATACTATTCAGGCCTGGATGCCCTGCTCGAATCAGAAAGGGTGAAAGAAGCCATACGTAATTTCGAACACGACCTATGGGAATATTAG
- the fumC gene encoding class II fumarate hydratase, which translates to MYRTEYDTMGSLEVPDNRYWGAQTQRSLQNFKIGEELMPGEVIRAFAILKKAAAIVNHEMGVLSKDLLGPIVQACDEILEGQLEGNFPLVVWQTGSGTQTNMNLNEVIANRAHEIMGGKLGEREKKVHPNDHVNKSQSSNDTFPAAMHIAAYSMIVEKTIPALKKLQHALDQKAEAFNDIVKIGRTHFMDATPLTLGQEFSGFASQIEHGIRALKNTLDHLSELALGGTAVGTGINAPKGFDKKVAGKIAELTVHPFVTAPNKFEALAAHDAIVSTSGALKTIAVSLMKIANDIRMLASGPRCGIGEITLPANEPGSSIMPGKVNPTQSEAVTMVAAQVIGNDAAIAVGGMNGHFQLNVFKPLMIYNLLQSAQLIADVCHSFTDNAVAGIEASNERISHHLNNSLMLVTALNPHIGYDNAARVAKKAFEENLSLKEAAVQLGLVTAMDFDRWVDPSKMV; encoded by the coding sequence ATGTACAGGACGGAATATGATACCATGGGATCATTAGAAGTTCCCGATAACCGTTATTGGGGTGCACAAACCCAGCGTTCCCTTCAAAACTTCAAAATAGGGGAGGAGTTGATGCCAGGGGAGGTGATCCGCGCTTTTGCCATATTGAAAAAGGCTGCTGCCATCGTCAATCACGAAATGGGCGTTCTCTCAAAAGACTTGCTGGGGCCCATTGTTCAGGCTTGTGATGAGATTCTCGAGGGTCAGCTTGAAGGGAACTTTCCCCTGGTGGTGTGGCAAACAGGCAGTGGGACACAAACCAATATGAACCTCAACGAGGTCATTGCCAACCGTGCGCACGAGATTATGGGTGGCAAGCTGGGAGAACGGGAGAAAAAGGTGCATCCCAATGATCATGTAAATAAGTCTCAGTCCTCCAATGATACATTTCCGGCTGCCATGCATATTGCTGCCTATTCCATGATCGTGGAGAAAACCATCCCTGCCCTGAAAAAACTTCAGCACGCCCTTGACCAGAAAGCAGAGGCCTTTAATGATATTGTAAAGATCGGCCGGACCCATTTTATGGATGCCACACCCCTGACGCTTGGTCAGGAATTTTCAGGGTTTGCTTCGCAAATTGAACATGGCATCCGGGCATTGAAGAATACCTTGGATCATTTAAGTGAACTGGCCTTGGGGGGTACAGCTGTGGGGACGGGGATCAATGCCCCCAAAGGTTTTGACAAGAAAGTTGCCGGGAAGATAGCCGAGTTAACAGTCCACCCTTTTGTTACGGCACCCAATAAGTTTGAAGCCCTTGCCGCTCATGATGCGATAGTGTCAACCAGTGGGGCCCTCAAAACAATCGCCGTAAGCCTGATGAAGATCGCCAATGATATCCGTATGCTGGCTTCAGGACCCCGTTGTGGCATCGGTGAGATTACCCTTCCGGCCAATGAGCCGGGAAGTTCCATTATGCCGGGTAAGGTAAACCCAACCCAGTCCGAAGCCGTGACTATGGTAGCCGCCCAGGTGATCGGAAACGATGCTGCCATTGCAGTAGGAGGGATGAATGGTCATTTTCAGTTGAATGTGTTCAAGCCTCTTATGATCTATAACCTTCTGCAGTCCGCACAGCTGATTGCCGATGTATGCCATTCCTTTACCGATAATGCGGTTGCTGGCATTGAGGCCAGCAATGAGCGGATCAGCCACCACCTGAATAACTCACTGATGCTGGTTACCGCACTGAATCCGCATATTGGATATGATAATGCCGCCAGGGTGGCAAAAAAAGCCTTTGAGGAAAACCTGAGCCTGAAAGAAGCAGCAGTTCAGCTTGGTTTAGTGACCGCTATGGATTTCGATCGTTGGGTAGATCCTTCAAAAATGGTATGA
- a CDS encoding fumarate hydratase, with protein MATPAFFYQDPYPLGPDDTQYYKLSGDHVSLTEFEGKPILKISAEALTMLTRAALRDASFLLRPIHLKQVAAILDDPEASDNDKYVALTLLRNAEISAKGVLPFCQDTGTATIFAHKGQQVWTGVDDYEAISKGVYQVYTEENLRYSQTVPLDMYKEKNSGTNLPAQIDLRTSEGMEYEFLFVAKGGGSANKTSLFQETKALLNPEKLESFLVEKLRSLGTAACPPYHVAFVIGGTSAEACLKTVKLASARYYDHLPGSGNEHGRAFRDLELEERVLKASQKLGIGAQFGGKYFALDIRIIRLPRHGASCPVGMGVSCSADRNIKAKINKDGLWIEKLEDNPGHFIPDAYRQAGEGGGVKVDLNQPMKDILALLSSHPVGTRLSLTGTIIVGRDIAHAKLKERLDSGEGLPQYLKDHPIYYAGPAKTPQGLPSGSFGPTTAGRMDSYVDLFQQHGGSMIMIAKGNRSQQVTDACKKYGGFYLGSIGGPAAVLAEENIRKVELLEYPELGMEAIYRIEVENFPAFILVDDKGNDFYRMA; from the coding sequence ATGGCAACACCCGCATTTTTTTATCAAGATCCTTACCCATTAGGTCCAGACGACACCCAATATTACAAACTCAGTGGCGATCATGTGAGTCTTACGGAATTTGAAGGAAAGCCCATCCTGAAGATTTCTGCAGAAGCCCTGACGATGCTTACCCGGGCAGCCCTTCGCGATGCTTCTTTTTTGCTGCGCCCCATTCATCTGAAACAGGTGGCTGCTATTCTCGATGATCCTGAAGCCAGCGACAATGATAAATATGTTGCCCTAACCCTGTTGCGCAATGCTGAAATTTCCGCCAAAGGGGTACTACCATTTTGCCAGGATACTGGCACTGCCACTATTTTTGCCCATAAGGGGCAGCAGGTGTGGACCGGAGTAGATGATTACGAAGCCATCTCAAAAGGGGTTTATCAGGTTTATACCGAAGAGAACCTTCGTTATTCACAAACAGTGCCCTTGGATATGTATAAAGAAAAGAACTCCGGCACCAATTTACCGGCCCAAATAGACTTACGGACCAGCGAAGGTATGGAATATGAGTTTCTTTTTGTTGCCAAAGGAGGTGGTTCGGCCAATAAAACGTCCCTGTTTCAGGAAACCAAGGCGCTGCTTAACCCTGAAAAACTGGAGTCTTTCCTGGTCGAGAAGCTTCGCTCGCTGGGAACGGCGGCATGCCCTCCTTATCATGTGGCTTTCGTAATTGGAGGCACTTCGGCTGAAGCCTGCCTGAAAACAGTTAAGCTGGCTAGTGCTCGGTATTACGACCATTTGCCTGGTTCGGGCAATGAACACGGGAGGGCTTTTCGTGATCTTGAGCTGGAAGAAAGAGTGTTGAAAGCTTCGCAAAAACTGGGTATTGGTGCACAATTCGGGGGGAAATACTTTGCTCTTGACATTCGCATCATACGTTTGCCCCGCCACGGTGCCTCCTGTCCGGTAGGCATGGGGGTTTCCTGTTCGGCTGACCGGAACATCAAAGCAAAGATCAATAAGGATGGCCTTTGGATAGAAAAACTTGAAGATAATCCTGGTCATTTTATCCCTGATGCTTATCGCCAGGCTGGAGAAGGTGGAGGCGTAAAAGTCGACCTCAACCAGCCCATGAAGGATATTCTTGCCCTGCTTTCCAGCCATCCGGTTGGCACCCGCTTATCGCTTACGGGTACAATTATCGTTGGTCGCGATATTGCCCATGCCAAACTGAAAGAACGTTTGGATAGTGGCGAAGGCCTTCCGCAGTATCTGAAAGACCACCCCATTTATTATGCCGGTCCGGCCAAAACCCCACAAGGTTTGCCTTCAGGATCTTTCGGTCCTACTACAGCTGGCAGGATGGATTCCTATGTGGACCTGTTCCAGCAGCACGGGGGAAGTATGATTATGATCGCTAAAGGCAACCGCAGCCAGCAGGTGACAGATGCCTGTAAGAAATATGGCGGTTTTTATTTGGGCAGCATTGGCGGCCCGGCTGCCGTATTGGCTGAGGAAAACATTCGCAAGGTCGAACTGCTCGAATATCCCGAACTGGGAATGGAAGCCATTTACCGCATTGAAGTGGAGAACTTCCCCGCATTCATTCTGGTGGATGATAAAGGCAATGATTTTTACAGGATGGCCTGA
- a CDS encoding ribosome-binding factor A, translating to METNRQKRISRLLQKDLGEILQQEGRAWFPGALITVTKVQVTSDLGLAKTYLSIFGKGAPETLKLVETHTKEIRHQLGLRVKNQLRHIPDLRFYIDDSLDYIENIERLLKE from the coding sequence ATGGAAACAAACCGACAAAAAAGGATCTCCCGCCTGTTGCAAAAAGACCTGGGTGAGATCCTGCAACAAGAAGGGCGCGCCTGGTTTCCTGGCGCCCTGATTACCGTCACTAAGGTTCAAGTTACCAGTGATCTGGGACTTGCTAAAACCTATCTCAGCATCTTTGGAAAAGGAGCCCCGGAAACCTTAAAACTGGTTGAAACCCACACCAAAGAAATCCGTCACCAGCTGGGTCTGCGGGTAAAAAACCAACTCCGCCATATTCCCGATCTACGGTTTTATATTGACGACAGCCTAGATTATATCGAGAACATTGAACGTCTACTTAAAGAATAA
- a CDS encoding class I SAM-dependent methyltransferase → MRKVFYHLLDILLLRTWHVHKALRIFARIKPTGRVQVLDAGSGFGQYTYYMARKNPEWDVLALDVKAEEIAACRAFFKKAGLNNAQFREGDLTIYRQEKAFDLILSVDVMEHIEPDEQVFSNFFYSLREGGMLLISTPSDQGGSDVHDPEEESFIGEHVRDGYGKQEIEEKLKGAGFSKVETQYTYGIPGKISWKFSMKYPILLLGVSKWFLITLPVYFLLVMPFALLLNALDVQKSHKTGTGLLVKAYKLNQK, encoded by the coding sequence TTGCGGAAGGTTTTTTATCATTTGCTTGATATCCTTTTGTTACGAACCTGGCATGTGCATAAGGCATTGCGCATTTTTGCCAGAATTAAACCAACGGGAAGGGTGCAGGTATTGGACGCAGGAAGCGGGTTCGGGCAATACACTTATTACATGGCGCGAAAAAATCCTGAGTGGGATGTTTTAGCCCTTGATGTAAAAGCAGAAGAAATTGCGGCCTGCAGGGCTTTTTTCAAGAAGGCAGGCCTTAACAACGCTCAGTTCCGGGAAGGCGACCTTACCATTTACCGTCAGGAAAAGGCTTTTGACCTGATCCTCTCCGTGGATGTAATGGAGCACATTGAACCAGATGAGCAGGTATTTAGCAACTTCTTCTATTCTTTAAGGGAAGGAGGTATGTTGCTGATCAGCACTCCTTCTGATCAGGGTGGAAGCGACGTGCACGATCCAGAGGAGGAATCCTTCATCGGAGAACATGTTCGCGATGGATACGGAAAGCAGGAAATAGAAGAAAAACTCAAAGGGGCTGGATTTTCTAAAGTGGAAACCCAATATACTTATGGAATTCCGGGCAAGATATCATGGAAATTCTCCATGAAATACCCCATCCTTCTTTTGGGCGTTTCAAAATGGTTTCTAATAACTCTTCCAGTTTATTTTCTTTTGGTCATGCCTTTTGCCCTGTTGCTTAATGCCCTCGATGTGCAAAAAAGTCACAAAACAGGTACGGGATTATTGGTCAAAGCTTATAAACTCAATCAAAAATAA
- a CDS encoding FtsX-like permease family protein yields MFAKKSHNAINIITLVSMIGVAVGTMALVVVLSVFNGFEKLILSLFNAFNPDMEIRLTEGKVFSLEDIPLEDLKNIQGVALYSEILEETALITYRDKQHLVTMRGVNETYIKITGIDTMLVAGQLILEDGDADYLILGQGVEYVLGANINDFLNPLNLYVPRRGRSTGLQPSQAFHASSNYASGVFGIQAEFDMEYILVPLRLARSLLDYDTEVTSLVVGIEANASLSRVQREVEDLLGPSFQVRNRLQQQDFLYKVMRSEKWAIFLILSFILIIASFNVIGSLTMLVIEKTHDIRILHNMGASKKVIRQIFLMEGVLISLGGALAGIVLGGIVSWLQMRFGIISIQAEGTFIIDAYPVQIKAIDFLLVAITVFGIGWLASVLPVRNISLLLDKKD; encoded by the coding sequence TTGTTTGCGAAAAAGTCGCACAATGCCATTAATATTATCACCCTGGTTTCCATGATCGGGGTGGCTGTGGGCACTATGGCGCTGGTCGTGGTGCTTTCGGTTTTCAACGGCTTTGAAAAACTCATCCTTTCTTTGTTTAATGCTTTCAATCCCGACATGGAGATCCGGCTGACGGAAGGAAAGGTGTTTTCTTTGGAAGACATCCCCCTCGAAGACTTGAAAAACATTCAGGGCGTTGCCCTTTACAGTGAGATCCTTGAAGAAACCGCCCTGATCACCTACCGCGACAAGCAGCACCTGGTCACCATGCGTGGGGTCAATGAGACCTATATAAAAATCACCGGGATAGACACGATGCTGGTTGCTGGCCAGTTGATTCTGGAGGACGGCGATGCCGATTACCTGATATTGGGGCAAGGGGTTGAGTATGTGCTTGGGGCCAACATCAATGACTTTCTCAACCCCCTCAATCTTTATGTTCCCCGGCGGGGAAGGAGTACGGGTTTGCAGCCCTCACAGGCCTTTCATGCTTCCAGCAACTATGCCAGCGGGGTTTTCGGGATTCAAGCCGAGTTCGATATGGAATATATCCTGGTACCCTTGCGCCTTGCCCGCAGCCTCCTAGACTATGATACGGAGGTTACCTCCCTGGTCGTTGGCATCGAAGCCAATGCCAGCCTTTCCCGGGTTCAAAGGGAAGTTGAGGATCTGCTGGGACCCTCTTTCCAGGTGAGGAATCGTCTGCAGCAGCAAGACTTTCTTTACAAAGTGATGCGTTCTGAGAAATGGGCTATCTTCCTCATCCTTTCCTTTATCCTCATCATTGCTTCCTTCAATGTGATCGGTTCACTGACTATGCTGGTGATCGAAAAAACACATGACATCCGCATCCTCCACAACATGGGGGCATCCAAAAAAGTAATCAGGCAAATTTTCCTCATGGAAGGCGTTCTTATCAGCCTGGGTGGCGCTCTGGCTGGCATTGTCCTTGGCGGGATTGTCAGCTGGCTCCAAATGCGTTTTGGCATAATATCCATTCAAGCGGAGGGCACTTTTATCATCGATGCCTATCCCGTCCAAATCAAAGCAATCGACTTTCTCCTGGTTGCCATTACCGTTTTTGGCATCGGCTGGCTTGCCTCTGTATTGCCCGTTCGCAACATTTCCCTTCTGCTCGATAAAAAAGATTAG
- a CDS encoding C25 family cysteine peptidase, whose translation MKRFLPLLPVAKVLLLLVMVIGWQHVNAQAARIDFRSDVSAAEVKANDFQRTKIDFKFQGVSAIDVKTEQGTFSELMLDQGYSIGDLGTPKLPADKRLIEVPFGADVEVEVVKYTTTEYRLSDFGINNPLMPVQPSLRKDQEASQVPFEFKAESFNKNQFTENPIAKVEILGVMRGVRIARLTIAPVSYNPVQGTIKVYNNIEVEVRYPGADMALTSHIKTSTFSPYFDVVYGKVLNPYGLKDVYDDHPDLTKNPVKMVVVANRMFEETLQPYLDWKTQQGFFLTVAYTDEIGTNATAIKNYIHAQYNAATPDDPAPTFLVLVGDRARMPESAMGSSSAKVTDLYYASVDGDYFPEMYYGRLSAGTVEQLQNQIDKILYYEKYEFTDPTYLNDVTLIAGADGTWNPAVGQPTIHYGTQNYFNAAHGFTNVNAYLTNYTGCYDNERISVSLINYTAHCSETSWGTPNLTVSGVHNMTNTAKYPLAVGNCCLSSNFGYGSESIGEAWVRAANKGGIAYVGSAPSTYWFEDFYWAVGAFPITGNNSGYVPTAIETTLGVYDAPFMSDYVAVAALKFVGNLAVTEVDIQNYPSHSSPLYYWQAYHTFGDPSTFIYLTEGEENQVSHMPILPIGLDTYTVTALPGSYVAISKDGVLHGASFVDDSGEVEVPIEPVLDGGDVRIVVTKYQHIPYVADIPAAALEGPFIVLDSYIVNDDEGNANEMADYGEAFSLHLTLKNVGADPVEDVSVTLLGEDSYFSLMNAGETVTFAGMQAGEEDNTSTVENAFSMAVDPSVPNQHKATFQVKVVNGDDEWISNLRITAFAPQFSIDPAFIVDDSETGDNNNRLDPGETGNLVFSLTNNGDATANLPVIEIQGDSPYLNITQGILELAPLAAGETVEVPFEVAAHPSVIDGTFVNLDVEVEDGDFFGVEPVLVIGQVPEAEIGEGNAQSAQYPFYNYYKANRTQMLYRASDLGAGEKVITELGFNIVQVANNYRDLPNFKILIKPTTLTSMPSGSFQDMSGAVEVFSAAAYSMPDATGWHAWDIQDFTYDGESNLIIEVVWGQLPNWTSTYYKVACTTYPENLVAYGYSDTQIVPSYNGVTGNRPNLFLAFAAEQTEEAQEVVFVAKAGDEFLEDAAVKIGSSEQHTSNEGTTTFNLMPGTYAYTATAGIMDPISGSIEITDQAEEIILNFIPLYNVVFSIDDTWGNVVDDAVIMVDDETHNAGVYDIVGMPAGIHNYTISRESYFDYTGTFEIMDENLEMDITLTPDGTTITELNEGLTLDVYPNPTRGPISLLVNAGGEGAMVSLTNYQGQTLSQELLTPHFGETQLDLNLRGYASGIYYIKVVAGDHTLIQKIILQ comes from the coding sequence ATGAAGAGATTTCTACCCCTTTTGCCAGTTGCAAAGGTTCTATTGCTGCTGGTTATGGTTATTGGATGGCAGCATGTCAATGCACAGGCTGCCCGCATTGACTTCAGGAGTGATGTCAGCGCCGCTGAAGTCAAAGCAAATGATTTTCAAAGGACCAAAATTGATTTTAAATTTCAGGGTGTAAGTGCCATTGATGTTAAAACTGAGCAGGGAACCTTTTCCGAGCTAATGCTCGATCAGGGCTATTCCATTGGAGATCTGGGCACTCCTAAACTCCCAGCCGACAAGCGCCTGATTGAAGTTCCATTCGGAGCAGATGTAGAAGTGGAAGTGGTAAAATACACTACGACCGAGTATCGCCTGTCTGATTTCGGGATCAATAACCCGCTGATGCCTGTTCAGCCCTCCCTGCGTAAAGACCAGGAAGCCAGCCAGGTTCCTTTCGAGTTCAAAGCGGAAAGTTTCAATAAAAACCAGTTTACTGAAAACCCCATTGCAAAGGTGGAGATCCTAGGTGTGATGCGCGGTGTTCGTATCGCACGCCTTACCATTGCTCCCGTGAGCTACAACCCCGTACAGGGAACCATTAAGGTTTACAACAACATTGAGGTTGAAGTCAGATATCCTGGCGCTGATATGGCACTCACAAGCCACATTAAGACCTCTACTTTTTCCCCATATTTCGATGTCGTTTACGGAAAAGTGCTGAATCCTTATGGCCTTAAAGATGTTTACGACGATCACCCCGACCTTACCAAAAACCCTGTGAAGATGGTCGTGGTTGCTAACCGTATGTTTGAAGAAACACTCCAGCCTTACCTTGACTGGAAAACCCAGCAGGGCTTCTTCCTCACTGTAGCTTATACAGATGAAATCGGTACCAACGCCACTGCCATTAAAAACTATATTCACGCGCAGTATAATGCAGCTACACCGGATGACCCGGCCCCGACATTCCTTGTTTTAGTCGGCGACCGCGCCCGTATGCCTGAATCAGCAATGGGTAGTTCCTCTGCCAAAGTAACTGACCTTTATTATGCCTCGGTTGATGGCGACTACTTCCCCGAAATGTACTACGGTCGTCTTTCGGCAGGAACAGTAGAACAACTCCAAAACCAGATCGACAAAATTTTGTATTATGAAAAATACGAGTTTACCGATCCCACCTACCTGAACGATGTTACCCTGATTGCAGGAGCAGATGGAACCTGGAACCCTGCCGTTGGTCAACCCACCATTCATTATGGAACCCAGAACTATTTTAACGCCGCCCACGGCTTTACCAACGTCAACGCCTATCTTACAAATTATACCGGTTGTTACGACAACGAAAGAATTTCGGTAAGTTTGATTAATTACACGGCTCACTGTAGTGAAACTTCCTGGGGCACGCCTAACTTGACAGTTTCAGGAGTTCATAACATGACCAATACAGCCAAATATCCCCTGGCCGTTGGTAACTGCTGCCTGAGCAGTAACTTTGGTTATGGTTCGGAGAGTATTGGTGAAGCTTGGGTAAGAGCAGCCAACAAGGGGGGTATAGCTTATGTAGGCTCAGCACCTAGCACCTATTGGTTTGAAGACTTTTACTGGGCCGTTGGCGCATTTCCAATTACCGGAAACAACAGCGGATATGTACCTACCGCCATTGAAACCACCCTTGGTGTTTACGATGCCCCCTTCATGTCTGATTACGTTGCAGTAGCTGCCTTGAAGTTCGTGGGTAACCTCGCTGTTACCGAAGTAGATATTCAGAATTATCCCAGTCACTCCAGCCCTCTTTATTACTGGCAAGCTTATCACACTTTCGGCGATCCCTCCACATTCATTTACCTGACAGAAGGAGAAGAAAACCAGGTAAGCCATATGCCCATACTGCCCATTGGCCTTGACACCTATACTGTCACCGCCCTCCCCGGCTCTTATGTGGCCATCTCGAAAGATGGCGTACTTCACGGTGCTTCATTCGTAGACGATAGTGGCGAAGTGGAAGTTCCCATTGAACCTGTTTTGGACGGTGGCGATGTCCGCATTGTGGTCACCAAATACCAGCATATCCCCTATGTTGCTGATATCCCGGCCGCAGCGCTCGAAGGTCCCTTTATTGTCCTTGACAGCTATATCGTAAACGATGATGAAGGCAATGCCAACGAAATGGCCGATTACGGCGAGGCGTTCAGCCTCCACCTAACCCTTAAAAACGTTGGCGCAGATCCTGTTGAGGATGTATCTGTCACTCTCCTGGGCGAAGACTCCTACTTTAGCCTGATGAATGCAGGTGAAACCGTAACTTTTGCGGGTATGCAGGCAGGCGAAGAAGACAATACCTCTACCGTTGAGAATGCCTTCTCGATGGCTGTTGACCCCAGCGTTCCCAATCAGCACAAGGCTACTTTCCAGGTGAAGGTTGTAAATGGTGATGATGAATGGATCTCCAACCTTCGCATCACCGCATTTGCTCCCCAGTTCTCCATTGACCCCGCTTTTATTGTGGATGATAGCGAAACCGGCGACAATAACAACCGTCTTGATCCTGGTGAAACCGGGAACCTGGTATTCAGCCTCACCAACAATGGTGATGCAACGGCCAACCTTCCCGTGATTGAAATCCAGGGCGACTCCCCTTATCTTAACATTACACAGGGTATCCTCGAACTGGCTCCCCTGGCTGCTGGTGAAACCGTCGAGGTACCTTTTGAGGTAGCCGCACATCCCTCTGTAATCGATGGCACTTTCGTAAACCTTGACGTGGAAGTGGAAGATGGTGACTTTTTTGGTGTGGAACCAGTACTGGTCATTGGCCAGGTTCCCGAAGCTGAAATAGGTGAAGGAAACGCACAATCTGCCCAGTATCCTTTCTACAATTACTACAAGGCCAACCGCACCCAGATGCTTTACAGGGCCAGTGATTTGGGCGCAGGTGAAAAAGTAATCACCGAACTTGGATTCAATATTGTTCAGGTTGCAAACAATTATCGCGATCTTCCCAACTTCAAGATCCTTATCAAGCCCACTACCCTTACCAGCATGCCCAGCGGGTCATTCCAGGATATGAGCGGTGCTGTCGAGGTATTCTCTGCTGCCGCATACAGCATGCCCGATGCTACCGGATGGCATGCCTGGGACATCCAGGACTTTACTTATGATGGCGAATCCAACCTCATTATTGAAGTAGTCTGGGGTCAACTTCCCAACTGGACTTCAACTTATTACAAAGTGGCTTGTACTACCTATCCCGAAAACCTGGTAGCCTATGGTTACAGCGACACCCAGATCGTACCCAGCTACAATGGGGTTACCGGGAACAGGCCCAACTTGTTCCTGGCATTTGCTGCTGAGCAGACCGAAGAAGCCCAGGAAGTGGTCTTTGTTGCCAAAGCCGGCGATGAATTCCTGGAAGATGCAGCCGTGAAAATTGGTTCTTCAGAACAGCATACCAGTAACGAAGGAACCACTACCTTTAACCTGATGCCCGGAACCTATGCCTATACCGCAACGGCTGGCATCATGGATCCCATTAGCGGTTCCATTGAAATAACAGACCAGGCAGAGGAAATCATCCTTAATTTCATTCCCCTGTACAATGTGGTTTTCAGCATTGACGACACCTGGGGCAACGTGGTAGATGATGCCGTGATTATGGTAGATGATGAGACCCACAATGCCGGTGTATATGATATCGTGGGCATGCCTGCAGGAATCCATAACTACACAATTTCCCGCGAAAGTTATTTTGATTATACCGGTACCTTTGAAATTATGGATGAAAACCTCGAAATGGATATTACCCTGACTCCTGACGGAACTACGATCACCGAACTCAATGAAGGATTGACCTTAGATGTATATCCCAACCCAACCCGCGGGCCCATCAGCCTGCTAGTGAATGCTGGCGGTGAAGGTGCAATGGTCAGCCTTACGAATTACCAGGGACAAACCCTCAGCCAGGAATTGCTTACTCCCCACTTTGGAGAAACCCAACTTGATTTAAATCTGCGTGGATATGCCAGCGGAATATACTACATAAAAGTGGTGGCCGGTGATCATACCCTGATCCAGAAAATCATCCTTCAATAA